Proteins encoded by one window of Aspergillus puulaauensis MK2 DNA, chromosome 4, nearly complete sequence:
- a CDS encoding uncharacterized protein (COG:G;~EggNog:ENOG410QDJ4;~InterPro:IPR020846,IPR011701,IPR036259;~PFAM:PF07690;~TransMembrane:12 (i42-66o78-101i108-126o138-159i171-190o202-220i271-295o307-328i335-354o366-387i399-417o429-452i);~go_function: GO:0022857 - transmembrane transporter activity [Evidence IEA];~go_process: GO:0055085 - transmembrane transport [Evidence IEA]) has protein sequence MAMGSADIEAVGDTKALGQATHTDSHAEGADRRIRRKTDKTILALLTWIYFLQVFDKAVLGTGAVFNLQEDANLTGNQYSLIGSISPIAQLAWQPFSAWLIVKVPPRILMPSMVLGWGIAEASMAACHDFTGLITARFFLGLFEAGCLPLFTYLTGMWYRRVEQPMRISIWNGMNGVATMAASAVSYGLGHIPSEHLKPWQTIFLFAGLLTVVSAPVAYWKLDNDISTARFLTEDERLQGVERLRANQTGGSTHEFKWAQVLEVALEPKSWLWVAMAVLPNMGSAMTSIFGPLIITGFGFDKFQTSLLNIPFGAVQTVVIVASCWAASKVKIKSAVLIGFTLPVIVGIAMLYGLKRDASQRPALLVAYYLCAFLFAGNPLLLAWLVGNTAGATKKSTTLALFQAGVSAGALAGPLLFTSDQAPGYLPGIRGVLGLFIALIGAVIIQLCNLVFLNKMQRKKRIANGKSADIIDQSMRTDINAGAKGQDQEETGEPAYEDLTDRQNDQFVYIY, from the exons ATGGCCATGGGCTCTGCTGATATCGAGGCCGTCGGGGACACAAAGGCCCTGGGACAGGCCACTCATACGGACTCCCATGCTGAGGGCGCT GACCGCCGCATCCGCAGAAAGACCGACAAAACAATCCTCGCTCTGCTGACTTGGATCTACTTCCTACAGGTGTTTGACAAGGCCGTGTTAGGAACTGGCGCTGTCTTCAACCTCCAGGAAGACGCAAATCTCACGGGAAACCAGTATTCGCTTATTGGGTCCATCTCGCCTATTGCACAACTGGCATGGCAGCCATTTTCAGCGTGGCTGATAGTGAAAGTCCCACCGCGCATCCTGATGCCCAGCATGGTCCTGGGATGGGGGATTGCAGAGGCGTCAATGGCAGCCTGCCACGACTTTACTGGACTGATCACGGctcgcttcttcctcggccttttCGAAGCAGGCTGTCTGCCGCTATTCACCTACCTGACTGGAATGTGGTATCGTCGTGTCGAGCAACCAATGCGGATCTCCATCTGGAATGGCATGAACGGTGTAGCGACAATGGCAGCCTCTGCTGTCTCTTATGGCCTGGGCCATATTCCCTCTGAGCACCTAAAGCCCTGGCAAAC GATCTTTCTTTTCGCTGGTCTGCTCACCGTTGTCAGCGCCCCTGTTGCGTATTGGAAGCTGGACAACGACATCAGCACCGCTCGCTTCCTGACAGAGGATGAACGGCTTCAGGGGGTAGAACGCCTGCGTGCCAACCAGACCGGTGGAAGTACCCACGAGTTCAAGTGGGCGCAGGTCCTCGAGGTCGCACTGGAGCCCAAGTCCTGGCTGTGGGTTGCGATGGCAGTGCTGCCCAACATGGGGTCTGCTATGACCAGCATCTTTGGTCCGCTGATTATCACAGGCTTTGGGTTCGACAAGTTCCAGACCTCCCTGCTCAACATCCCGTTCGGCGCCGTGCAGACCGTTGTCATCGTCGCCAGCTGCTGGGCTGCCTCCAAGGTGAAGATAAAGTCGGCGGTGTTGATAGGCTTCACTCTACCGGTCATCGTGGGTATTGCAATGCTTTATGGACTCAAGCGCGATGCATCCCAGCGACCTGCATTGCTCGTGGCGTACTACCTGTGTGCCTTTTTATTCGCCGgcaaccctctcctcctgGCCTGGCTGGTTGGAAATACGGCCGGGGCAACCAAGAAGTCCACAACGCTGGCTCTCTTCCAGGCCGGCGTCTCTGCTGGAGCACTGGCCGGTCCACTTCTGTTTACCAGTGATCAAGCCCCGGGATATCTGCCGGGTATTCGGGGTGTGCTGGGGCTGTTTATTGCGTTGATCGGAGCCGTGATCATCCAGCTGTGCAACTTGGTATTCCTCAACAAaatgcagaggaagaagaggatagCAAATGGAAAGTCTGCAGATATCATCGACCAGTCAATGCGAACCGACATCAATGCAGGCGCAAAGGGGCAGGACCaggaggagacgggggaGCCAGCGTATGAAGACTTGACAGACCGGCAGAACGATCAGTTTGTGTACATTTACTGA
- a CDS encoding Zn(II)2Cys6 transcription factor (COG:S;~EggNog:ENOG410PHDB;~InterPro:IPR036864,IPR021858,IPR001138;~PFAM:PF00172,PF11951;~go_function: GO:0000981 - DNA-binding transcription factor activity, RNA polymerase II-specific [Evidence IEA];~go_function: GO:0008270 - zinc ion binding [Evidence IEA];~go_process: GO:0006355 - regulation of transcription, DNA-templated [Evidence IEA]), with the protein MNHVPRPVHPRRLQHRRSRNGCLTCKRRKVRCNEEKPLCYHCRRLHLDCLWKDLDVDSQQLSQSDAGEKTLEQPSPTEFFDFTQSIDTIPDIFLPVFSDFAPDLNLQDEVLLGNPSPSPSVDIHNGEALQVDIPPILDPIENGPKGTSVQALLNSLARSSSMVRHSMAAFAVVRASPSDTTGDFQAYYEKAASRLSQRCQEPSGTRIDGGDELRYSLATIFFLTYADLLTGRLDLAYSNLAWAHRAIQVTGTSTLGSIEQRILSWIRLLDARAAAAGGEGLLINDTIHCPPTPTSTSAGSTPRIPDATPDCGSQDVIYDMLCQPGIAFYQQVQTITGRITRIAHIHRSRGSVEDETEVMAIAANILHDLGILYDRRPALMDYAVSGNISALAEPLASGIIRSFQTYLANFYACYIHLHRVAHRHLARSAAVDTALEKIKEILHLMVAKNESIPVNMLWPLFLWGSEEDDPGECRWILTTIQGLHHVASNSSMAAGALGEIQRRQREAGGRVDIRSVCLELFNTTFAIV; encoded by the exons atgAACCATGTCCCTCGCCCAGTCCATCCCCGGCGCCTTCAGCACCGTCGCTCGCGGAATGGCTGCTTGACTTGCAAACGCCGCAAGGTGCGATGCAACGAGGAGAAACCGCTGTGCTATCATTGCCGTCGTCTGCATCTCGACTGTCTCTGGAAAGACCTCGATGTCGACTCTCAGCAACTGTCCCAGTCTGACGCCGGAGAAAAGACACTCGAACAGCCCTCGCCTACAGAATTCTTCGACTTTACGCAGTCTATAGACACTATTCCAGATATCTTCCTTCCAGTCTTCAGTGACTTTGCACCCGACCTCAACCTGCAGGACGAAGTGCTGCTAGGCAACCCATCTCCCTCGCCGTCCGTCGACATCCACAATGGAGAGGCTCTGCAAGTCGACATCCCGCCTATACTGGATCCCATCGAGAATGGCCCAAAGGGAACATCGGTGCAAGCCTTGCTGAACAGCCTCGCGCGATCATCGTCGATGGTCCGCCATTCCATGGCAGCATTCGCAGTGGTTCGGGCATCGCCCAGCGATACAACGGGGGATTTCCAAGCGTACTATGAAAAGGCAGCAAGCCGACTCTCTCAACGATGCCAGGAGCCAAGTGGAACCAGGATAGATGGTGGTGACGAACTCCGATACTCGCTGGCcacgatcttcttcctcacatACGCCGAT CTCCTGACCGGCCGTCTAGATCTGGCCTACTCGAATCTGGCCTGGGCACACCGTGCGATACAGGTGACCGGCACGAGCACCTTGGGCTCCATAG AGCAGAGAATCCTGTCCTGGATCCGTTTACTCGATGCACGCGCAGCTGCCGCGGGAGGGGAAGGCCTTCTAATAAACGACACAATACACTGTCCCCCGACCCCGACTTCGACCTCTGCCGGTTCCACGCCTCGAATACCAGATGCCACTCCAGATTGTGGATCTCAAGATGTGATCTACGACATGCTCTGCCAGCCCGGAATCGCATTCTACCAACAAGTCCAAACAATTACCGGGCGCATTACTCGAATCGCCCACATCCACCGCAGCCGGGGAAGCGTAGAAGACGAAACGGAGGTCATGGCCATCGCGGCAAACATTCTGCACGACCTAGGGATATTATATGACCGGCGCCCTGCACTCATGGATTACGCTGTGAGTGGGAATATCAGTGCGCTGGCCGAACCGCTCGCGTCGGGCATTATACGCTCGTTCCAGACGTACCTGGCCAACTTCTACGCCTGTTATATACACCTGCATCGAGTCGCCCATCGTCATTTGGCGCGCTCCGCGGCCGTAGACACAGCTCTAGAGAAAATAAAGGAAATCCTGCATCTGATGGTGGCCAAGAATGAATCTATACCGGTTAACATGCTGTGGCCGCTGTTTCTCTGGGggagtgaagaagacgatcCGGGCGAGTGCCGGTGGATTTTGACAACAATTCAAGGTCTGCATCATGTAGCCAGTAATTCCAGTATGGCCGCCGGGGCATTGGGCGAGATCCAGAGGAGGCAGCGCGAGGCAGGAGGGAGGGTTGATATCCGGTCTGTATGTCTCGAGTTGTTCAACACTACGTTTGCAATTGTCTGA
- a CDS encoding dihydrodipicolinate synthase family protein (COG:E;~EggNog:ENOG410PKZ6;~InterPro:IPR002220,IPR013785;~PFAM:PF00701;~go_function: GO:0003824 - catalytic activity [Evidence IEA];~go_function: GO:0016829 - lyase activity [Evidence IEA]), translated as MHSNGSTQRAFPPGIHGPSVTFFNDDDQQDIDWVTQERHLEYLVTSGLQGVVIAGSSGESCTLSQDEKAQLVRRTRQIAQAKGKDNFAVTIGCLGGSTRDIVQQTLVGHQNGADFALVLVPSTFHWAMTKQAIVEFFQEVADRSPIPVMIYNFPNLLSGLDVDSDMLDTLGAHPNICGVKLTCGGIAKVTRVAAAFPPSQFGAVSGMSDWLVPALSVGAIGCISGVANVFPRVMVEMCNLYKDGKIAQAAELQKKLGKPEWGIATSDVNGMKWIITKMHGYPESSAHCRRPFPRFVDAEKQARALKLVAPFAAVEKELTSKV; from the exons ATGCACTCCAACGGGTCGACACAACGGGCTTTCCCTCCGGGCATCCACGGGCCTTCCGTGACCTTCTTCAACGATGACGACCAGCAGGATATCGACTGGGTGACGCAGGAGCGCCACTTGGAGTATCTCGTCACCTCTGGCTTACAAGGCG TTGTCATCGCGGGTTCCAGCGGCGAGTCGTGCACCCTCAGTCAAGACGAAAAGGCCCAGCTGGTTCGAAGAACAAGACAAATCGCCCaggcaaagggaaaggacAACTTCGCCGTCACCATCGGCTGTCTGGGTGGCAGCACCCGCGACATCGTCCAGCAAACGCTGGTCGGCCACCAGAACGGCGCAGActtcgccctcgtcctcgttcCGTCGACGTTCCACTGGGCCATGACCAAGCAGGCCATtgtcgagttcttccagGAGGTCGCGGACCGGTCTCCGATCCCTGTCATGATCTATAACTTCCCGAACCTGCTGTCTGGCTTGGATGTGGATTCGGACATGTTGGACACCCTCGGTGCACATCCGAATATCTGCGGCGTCAAGCTGACCTGTGGAGGGATTGCAAAGGTCACCAGGGTGGCCGCTGCGTTTCCACCGAGTCAGTTTGGTGCAGTGTCGGGGATGAGCGACTGGCTTGTGCCGGCCCTGTCTGTGGGCGCAATCGGGTGTATCTCAGGCGTGGCAAACGTGTTTCCGCGG GTAATGGTTGAAATGTGCAACCTCTACAAGGACGGAAAAATCGCACAGGCGGccgagctgcagaagaagctgggaaAGCCCGAATGGGGAATCGCTACATCAGACGTCAATGGCATGAAATGGATCATCACCAAGATGCATGGATATCCGGAGTCGAGCGCACACTGTCGACGGCCATTCCCTAGGTTCGTGGATGCAGAGAAGCAGGCGCGTGCTCTTAAGTTGGTGGCGCCTTTTGCTGCAGTGGAGAAGGAGTTAACTTCAAAGGTGTAG
- a CDS encoding uncharacterized protein (COG:E;~EggNog:ENOG410PIX6;~InterPro:IPR002293;~PFAM:PF00324,PF13520;~TransMembrane:12 (i41-61o73-98i119-146o166-183i195-217o237-253i273-296o321-339i371-392o398-416i437-460o472-493i);~go_component: GO:0016020 - membrane [Evidence IEA];~go_function: GO:0022857 - transmembrane transporter activity [Evidence IEA];~go_process: GO:0055085 - transmembrane transport [Evidence IEA]) — protein MEGEGPRHRHRSANEATDEADASLERMGIKSDLHRDSFSSLSMLGMAFAIVNSWCAIGTTVNASLPSGGPSSAVWGIAVAGIFNLCCGVSLAEFLSAYPTAGGQYHWAAVASWKSTRRAVSYITGWINLAAWVCLAASNCLLVSGIIMSYAQLVYPAFEPTPWQRFLLYIAIDVIAFSYNLLANRFLAHLNKYNMFFTLAGFIMSLATILACASPNFQSGEFVFGGFINQSGWPDGWAWQLGLLQGAFSVTAYDSTIHMIEEMPNPTTQGPRLIIYAIVMAVITGFGYIAAVLAVMNDIPSAIEAPEPLLEIYYQATQNKAGSICLMMFPLLSFVLCAIDDTATAARMAYALARDGGMPFSRHFERVSPRFGVPVVGLVWCFCWVIVLGLIFLGSDNAFNAIISAAVVCFTITYAIPPGINLLRGRRMLPENRSFKLPNVVGYICNIADVAWALLTPVLFVWPTSNPVDPVNMNYCVVAFGVILVIAGSNWILSARKSYRPPALELVNSQPVEIDADASTDENKWDSKDGHHYEKAE, from the exons ATGGAAGGCGAGGGACCCCGACACCGGCATAGGAGTGCCAATGAAGCCACCGACGAGGCCGACGCCTCCCTGGAGCGCATGGGAATCAAATCGGACCTGCATCGGGACTCCTTTTCTAGTCTCTCGATGCTGGGGATGGCATTTGCGATCGTTAATTCATGGTGTGCCATTGGCACGACAGTCAATGCATCTCTGCCCTCTGGTGGCCCCAGCAGCGCCGTTTGGGGCATCGCGGTCGCAGGCATTTTCAATCTGTGCTGCGGCGTGTCGCTTGCCGAGTTTCTATCAGCGTATCCCACTGCTGGTGGCCAGTATCACTGGGCTGCTGTTGCGAGCTGGAAGTCGACCAGACGCGCCGTCAGCTACATCACTGGCTGGATCAATCTTGCTGCGTGGGTCTGTCTGGCAGCGTCCAACTGCCTGCTGGTCAGTGGAATAATAATGAGTTACGCCCAGCTGGTCTATCCTGCATTCGAGCCAACGCCGTGGCAGCGGTTTCTACTGTATATCGCGATTGATGTGATTGCGTTCAGCTACAACCTGCTGGCCAACCGCTTCCTCGCCCACTTGAACAAATACAACATGTTCTTTACTCTCGCCGGCTTCATCATGAGCCTAGCTACGATTCTCGCGTGCGCGTCTCCGAATTTCCAGAGCGGCGAATTTGTATTTGGTGGCTTCATCAACCAGTCTGGATGGCCGGACGGTTGGGCCTGGCAGCTGGGCCTCTTACAGGG TGCGTTCTCGGTCACTGCGTACGACTCGACGATCCATATGATTGAGGAAATGCCGAATCCGACGACTCAAGGGCCGAGACTTATCATCTATGCCATCGTGATGGCCGTCATCACTGGCTTTGGGTATATCGCCGCAGTGCTGGCTGTCATGAACGACATTCCCTCCGCCATCGAAGCCCCAGAGCCTCTGCTTGAGATATACTACCAGGCCACGCAGAACAAGGCCGGCAGCAtctgcttgatgatgtttccgCTGCTCTCGTTTGTGCTGTGCGCCATCGACGACACAGCCACCGCTGCCCGCATGGCATACGCTCTCGCCCGCGACGGGGGCATGCCCTTTAGTCGCCACTTTGAGCGCGTGAGTCCCAGGTTTGGCGTGCCTGTCGTTGGGCTCGTCTGGTGTTTTTGCTGGGTTATCGTGCTTGggctcatcttcctcggctcTGATAATGCCTTTAATGCGATTATTTCTGCGGCCGTGGTCTGCTTCACCATTACCTATGCCATTCCACCTGGCATTAATCTGCTCCGTGGCCGTCGCATGCTACCTGAAAATCGTAGCTTCAAGCTGCCGAATGTCGTTGGCTATATCTGCAATATCGCGGACGTCGCCTGGGCCTTGTTGACTCCGGTGCTCTTCGTATGGCCGACGTCGAACCCCGTCGACCCGGTCAATATGAACTACTGTGTTGTTGCTTTCGGTGTTATTCTCGTTATCGCTGGGTCGAACTGGATCCTCAGCGCTCGCAAGTCCTACCGGCCTCCTGCTCTGGAACTGGTCAATAGCCAGCCTGTAGAGATTGACGCTGATGCAAGTACGGACGAGAACAAATGGGATAGCAAGGACGGCCATCATTACGAAAAGGCCGAGTGA
- a CDS encoding uncharacterized protein (COG:S;~EggNog:ENOG410PPS4;~InterPro:IPR021858;~PFAM:PF11951), whose product MSSELNYTFDQPLSDPSDQSASFCGSGSLDQLAGIFASSNAGVGLPDSFTPSMPFNEHPEVNPQHSETPKAASLTHQGYRDNEIWLAELFAAESESSAPVALDQASSVPCEMPLAHALQDHSSVLVEYYFKEVCGMMSCYDSQLNPYRTTISDIWSRSPSLYYVTQSMAAACLSEVSPKFTSIGRRLRDQAGSCLSKEIQESRIETSSLLALVMLGMSRCWHSPGDVGQSEFETLAKIVVSSKSGQSGLALADEEMRQFFYNSLVYWQVLLAFVVDRGSNIQDIKQPKPIQPDCLQVHAPHIPHPQTGVGIEVEMLVGKVGGLVRRERKRIQSRRFASRNDIDQAQKAILEAEQLQIQLCAIQLPLENTIVNCGDDMTPGDHLVRIAEAYRCTGLLQLYRNFPDLLLPSASLYDPTQEFTALSSTPGASLIYVALHILDLVESVPITSTSRSIQPFLLVSICSELALDRAGCSVAGAQRLPVASLSLSPRLTTQVTEIDILRARRSITSRLSSFENTLAAKPIQQMLKLVKETWASMENNEDVYWMDVMMAKGYEVLMG is encoded by the coding sequence ATGTCCTCAGAGCTAAACTACACGTTTGATCAGCCACTATCTGACCCGTCTGATCAATCTGCCTCGTTCTGTGGCTCAGGCTCTCTGGATCAGCTTGCAGGTATCTTCGCATCTAGTAACGCTGGTGTGGGTCTCCCTGACAGCTTTACACCGTCAATGCCATTCAACGAGCATCCAGAGGTGAATCCGCAGCACAGCGAAACACCAAAGGCAGCGTCTCTTACGCATCAGGGGTATAGAGATAATGAGATATGGCTAGCCGAGCTCTTTGCTGCAGAGTCTGAATCCAGTGCTCCAGTGGCCTTGGATCAAGCCTCCTCCGTTCCTTGTGAGATGCCACTTGCACATGCTCTCCAAGACCACTCCTCTGTCCTAGTGGAATACTATTTCAAAGAAGTCTGCGGAATGATGTCCTGCTACGACAGCCAATTAAACCCGTACCGAACCACCATCTCCGATATTTGGTCGCGCTCGCCGTCACTATACTATGTCACGCAGAGCATGGCAGCTGCATGTCTGTCCGAGGTTTCGCCCAAGTTTACATCCATTGGACGTCGGCTTCGAGACCAAGCAGGGTCATGCCTGTCAAAGGAAATTCAGGAGTCACGGATAGAAACATCCTCTTTGCTGGCACTGGTTATGCTTGGGATGAGTCGCTGCTGGCACAGTCCTGGCGACGTAGGCCAGTCCGAGTTTGAAACGCTGGCGAAAATAGTTGTATCTTCGAAATCCGGCCAGAGTGGCCTTGCTTTAGCTGATGAGGAGATGAGACAGTTCTTCTATAATTCCCTTGTCTACTGGCAGGTTCTGCTCGCGTTTGTCGTGGATCGAGGATCAAATATCCAAGACATAAAGCAACCAAAGCCCATCCAGCCAGATTGTCTCCAAGTACATGCGCCGCACATTCCACATCCTCAAACAGGTGTCgggattgaggttgagatgCTTGTAGGAAAAGTCGGGGGCCTCGTTAGGAGAGAACGAAAGCGTATCCAGTCCCGTCGGTTTGCGTCCAGAAACGACATCGACCAGGCTCAAAAGGCCATTCTCGAGGCAGAACAACTGCAAATCCAGCTCTGTGCAATCCAGCTGCCACTCGAAAACACAATTGTCAACTGCGGTGATGATATGACACCGGGAGATCACCTGGTGAGGATTGCAGAGGCATACAGGTGTACGGGCTTGCTGCAGCTCTATCGGAACTTCCCAGATCTCCTGTTACCATCTGCGTCCCTGTATGATCCAACGCAGGAGTTCACGGCCCTCAGTTCGACTCCGGGCGCATCACTGATCTACGTGGCCCTGCATATCCTTGACCTTGTAGAGAGCGTTCCTATAACATCAACAAGCAGGTCAATCCAGCCATTCTTGCTCGTCAGTATCTGCAGTGAGCTGGCTCTTGACCGTGCGGGTTGCTCGGTGGCTGGCGCACAGAGACTCCCCGTGGCCAGTCTGTCATTAAGTCCAAGGCTAACTACACAAGTGACTGAAATTGACATCCTGCGCGCAAGACGGTCCATTACCTCGCGACTTTCATCCTTTGAGAACACGCTGGCTGCCAAGCCTATACAGCAAATGCTGAAGTTGGTCAAAGAGACCTGGGCTTCGATGGAGAATAATGAGGACGTGTATTGGATGGATGTCATGATGGCCAAGGGATACGAGGTCCTCATGGGCTGA
- a CDS encoding carbon-nitrogen hydrolase family protein (COG:E;~EggNog:ENOG410PQMD;~InterPro:IPR036526,IPR003010;~PFAM:PF00795;~go_process: GO:0006807 - nitrogen compound metabolic process [Evidence IEA]), translating to MVVTTTGASFKVALLQTRPKPLDAEYNFSHAAKQIRDAAAQGAALAVLPEYHLTGWVPDEPSFALTAEKALEYRGKYQKLAAELHINICAGTVVSEAPSHGSEHSRPALLNTSDFIDHNGRLLGSYTKTNLWIPERQTLTASVEYARRLGEDRSPSQMPHRIINTPLGPVGILVCWDLAFPEAFRQLVLAGAKIIIMPSYWGSSDMSSEGLAYNKDCEKMFVQNALVTRAFENTAAIVYCNAGGPVQEGFFGCSQVVLPIVGTVPGSFSDSEEGMRIVEVDMRTVDIAERNYKIREDLGRQDWHYGYSRIM from the exons ATGGTAGTTACCACGACAGGCGCTTCTTTCAAGGTTGCCCTGTTGCAAACGAGACCCAAG CCCCTCGATGCCGAATACAACTTCTCCCATGCCGCTAAGCAGATTCGCGACGCTGCTGCCCAAGGAGCAGCGCTGGCTGTCTTGCCCGAATACCACTTGACAGGTTGGGTACCAGACGAGCCATCCTTCGCCTTGACTGCAGAAAAGGCCCTGGAATACCGGGGGAAATACCAGAAATTAGCTGCAGAGCTGCACATCAACATCTGTGCTGGGACTGTTGTTTCTGAGGCCCCCAGCCATGGCTCTGAACACAGCAGGCCAGCCCTCCTCAATACCTCCGACTTCATCGACCATAACGGTCGCCTTCTTGGTTCCTACACGAAAACGAATCTCTGGATCCCCGAGCGACAGACACTGACTGCATCTGTCGAATACGCTCGTCGGCTTGGAGAGGACAGAAGCCCATCCCAGATGCCTCATCGCATTATAAACACACCCCTCGGCCCCGTTGGGATTCTGGTCTGCTGGGACCTCGCATTCCCAGAGGCATTCAGGCAGCTTGTTTTAGCTGGTGCCAAAATTATCATCATGCCCTCATACTGGGGCTCTTCAGACATGTCCAGCGAGGGACTTGCATACAACAAAGATTGCGAGAAGATGTTTGTGCAGAATGCACTCGTTACTCGCGCCTTTGAGAACACCGCTGCCATCGTCTACTGTAATGCTGGCGGTCCTGTACAGGAGGGCTTCTTCGGGTGCAGTCAAGTCGTCCTGCCCATTGTGGGAACTGTTCCTGGAAGCTTTAGTGACAGCGAGGAGGGGATGCGTATTGTGGAGGTGGACATGCGCACTGTTGATATTGCAGAGAGAAACTATAAGATCAGAGAGGACTTGGGCAGGCAGGATTGGCACTATGGGTATTCCAGAATTATGTAG